One window from the genome of Helicobacter pylori encodes:
- a CDS encoding microcin C ABC transporter permease YejB, with product MIAYILKRLLLIIPTLLAIMTINFFLIQSAPGGPIEQMMAKINNTQSKETQGVVKDRTYRGSQGLESDLIENLKKLYGFDKPIGERYLLMLKKYAQFDFGESFYRQIKVTDLIKEKLPVSISLGLFSTLLIYLISIPLGIFKAKRNNEPLDVLSSMVIIVANAIPAFLFAVVLIVFFAGGNYWHWFPLKGLVSDNFESLSALGKIKDYLWHITLPVLCISLGGFASLTLLVKNSFLDEMGKLYVVSAKAKGCSVGRIFYAHVFRNAILLVVAGFPQAFLGMFFSSSLLIEIVFSLDGLGLLGYESIVSRDYPVVFGSLYIFTLLGLVASLISDLLCVVIDPRIDFEKR from the coding sequence ATGATTGCTTACATCCTCAAACGCTTGCTTTTGATTATCCCTACTTTATTAGCTATCATGACTATTAATTTCTTTCTGATCCAATCGGCTCCTGGAGGCCCTATAGAGCAGATGATGGCTAAAATCAATAACACGCAGTCCAAAGAAACCCAAGGCGTTGTTAAAGATCGCACCTATAGGGGATCTCAAGGGTTGGAGAGCGATTTGATAGAAAATTTAAAAAAACTCTATGGTTTTGACAAGCCCATAGGGGAGCGCTACCTCCTCATGCTCAAAAAATACGCGCAATTTGATTTTGGGGAGAGCTTTTATCGCCAGATTAAAGTGACAGATTTGATTAAGGAAAAATTGCCGGTATCCATTTCGTTAGGGCTTTTTAGCACGCTTTTGATTTATCTTATTTCTATCCCTTTAGGGATTTTCAAAGCCAAACGCAATAACGAGCCTTTAGATGTGCTAAGCAGCATGGTGATCATTGTCGCTAACGCTATCCCGGCCTTTTTGTTTGCGGTGGTGTTGATCGTGTTTTTTGCTGGAGGGAATTATTGGCACTGGTTCCCTTTAAAAGGGCTAGTGAGCGATAATTTTGAAAGCTTGAGTGCATTAGGCAAAATCAAGGATTATTTATGGCATATCACTTTGCCCGTTCTTTGCATTTCTTTGGGGGGTTTTGCAAGCCTTACGCTTTTAGTGAAAAACTCTTTTTTAGATGAAATGGGCAAACTCTATGTGGTAAGCGCTAAGGCTAAGGGCTGTTCAGTGGGGCGTATTTTTTATGCGCATGTGTTCCGCAATGCGATTTTATTAGTGGTAGCGGGTTTTCCGCAAGCTTTTTTGGGCATGTTTTTTAGCTCAAGCTTATTGATAGAAATTGTTTTTAGCCTGGATGGGTTAGGGCTTTTAGGGTATGAAAGCATTGTGAGTAGGGATTATCCTGTCGTGTTTGGTTCGCTTTATATTTTCACGCTTTTAGGTTTGGTAGCGAGTTTGATAAGCGATTTACTCTGCGTGGTG
- a CDS encoding extracellular solute-binding protein yields the protein MKILGLWLGVFCFLKATPYLYLGEEPKYKENFTHFEYANPNARKGGVLRNDAIGTFDSLNPFVLKGTKAEGLDLIYDTLMVQSLDEPFAEYPLIAKDAEVAKDNSYVIFTIDKRARFSNNAPILASDVKFSFDTIMKLGSPIYRQYYQDVKKAVILDKHHVKFIFKTTENKELPLILGQLQIFSKKAFQKDYFEKNPLLIPVSSGPYVIASFDVGKKITYQKNPNYWARNLPSRKGQFNFDEIKFEYYKDETIALQAFLSGAYDWRIESTAKIWARGYVGKAIDNKKITKYLIAHKMPSGMQGFFFNTRREIFKDKRVREALFYAFDFEWANKNLFFSQYKRTTSFFSNSVYASPPLPSPEEKILLAPYEKSLDERVFKEPYVVPRTDGADVLGYNLRENLKYAQNLLKSAGFSYKNMRLVDKNNKPFSFTLLLNSPAFERLALAFAKNLRVLGIEMKIQRVDLSQYVNRVKSYDFDMIVGVIGQSSFPGNEQRFYFGSLSAKEKGTRNYAGISSKAVDDLIEKIINAKDYKEQLAAIQAMDRVLLWGFYVIPHFYLPNYRIAAYNYIGMPEVSPSYGFSPYLWWIKKERGSK from the coding sequence ATGAAAATTTTAGGTTTATGGTTAGGGGTGTTTTGTTTCCTTAAGGCTACGCCTTATTTATACTTAGGCGAAGAGCCTAAATATAAGGAGAATTTCACGCATTTTGAATACGCTAACCCTAACGCCAGAAAGGGCGGTGTCTTAAGGAATGACGCTATAGGGACTTTTGATAGCCTTAACCCTTTTGTGCTTAAAGGCACTAAAGCCGAAGGTTTGGATCTCATTTATGACACTTTAATGGTGCAAAGTTTGGACGAACCTTTTGCGGAATACCCCTTAATCGCTAAAGACGCTGAAGTGGCTAAGGATAACAGCTATGTGATTTTTACGATAGATAAAAGAGCGAGATTCAGCAATAACGCCCCCATTTTAGCGAGCGATGTGAAGTTTAGTTTTGATACGATCATGAAATTAGGATCGCCTATTTATAGGCAGTATTACCAAGATGTTAAAAAGGCGGTTATCTTAGACAAACACCATGTTAAATTCATTTTCAAAACCACTGAAAATAAAGAGTTGCCTCTCATTTTAGGGCAGTTGCAAATCTTTTCCAAAAAAGCGTTTCAAAAGGATTATTTTGAAAAAAACCCCTTACTCATTCCTGTTTCTAGCGGCCCTTATGTGATCGCTTCTTTTGATGTGGGTAAGAAAATCACCTACCAAAAAAACCCTAATTATTGGGCGAGGAATTTGCCTAGCAGAAAGGGGCAATTCAATTTTGATGAGATCAAATTTGAGTATTATAAAGACGAAACCATTGCTTTACAGGCTTTTTTAAGCGGGGCGTATGATTGGCGCATTGAAAGCACGGCTAAAATTTGGGCTAGGGGCTATGTGGGGAAAGCTATAGACAATAAAAAAATCACTAAATACCTAATAGCCCATAAAATGCCAAGCGGCATGCAAGGGTTTTTCTTCAACACGCGCCGGGAAATTTTTAAGGATAAAAGGGTGCGTGAAGCCTTATTTTATGCGTTTGATTTTGAATGGGCGAATAAAAATTTGTTTTTTTCGCAATACAAGCGCACCACTAGTTTTTTCAGCAACTCTGTTTATGCATCCCCCCCTCTTCCAAGCCCTGAAGAAAAAATTCTGTTAGCCCCTTATGAAAAGAGTTTGGATGAAAGGGTTTTTAAAGAGCCTTATGTCGTGCCTAGAACCGATGGGGCTGATGTTTTGGGCTATAATTTGAGGGAAAATTTAAAATACGCCCAAAACCTTTTGAAAAGCGCGGGCTTTTCTTACAAAAACATGCGTTTAGTGGATAAGAATAACAAGCCGTTTAGTTTCACTTTGCTTTTAAACAGCCCGGCCTTTGAAAGACTGGCCCTAGCTTTTGCTAAAAACTTAAGGGTGTTAGGGATTGAAATGAAAATCCAAAGAGTGGATTTAAGCCAGTATGTCAATCGGGTCAAAAGCTATGATTTTGACATGATTGTAGGGGTGATAGGCCAATCGTCTTTCCCGGGTAATGAGCAACGCTTTTATTTTGGCTCTTTGAGCGCTAAAGAAAAAGGCACAAGGAATTATGCGGGAATCTCTAGTAAAGCGGTAGATGATTTGATTGAAAAAATCATTAATGCTAAAGATTACAAGGAACAATTGGCCGCCATTCAAGCGATGGATAGGGTGCTGTTGTGGGGGTTTTATGTGATACCGCATTTTTATTTGCCTAATTACAGGATCGCAGCGTATAATTACATTGGCATGCCTGAAGTCAGCCCTAGCTATGGATTTTCGCCGTATTTGTGGTGGATAAAAAAAGAAAGGGGTTCTAAATGA
- the trpS gene encoding tryptophan--tRNA ligase, which translates to MHKKRVFSGIQPTGQIHLGNYLGAIKHWVEAQDEYENLFCVVNSHAITLPIEPKFLKSQTYELVKLLLACGINPKQSGLFIQSEVDEHAALAWLLNCQVSMGEMQRMTQFKDKSLKNPKSVNVGLFNYPILMASDILLYQSDLVPVGEDQKQHLELTRNIAEKFNRDFGNCFKVPEPLIAKVGARVMGLDDPKVKMSKSHQGANHAIFLLDEPDIIVKKIKKAATDSMGVIAFDEKREGIFNLLNIYMLLSDESPENIEERFKNKGYGDFKKELAEVVIQALKPIQERYKEISDDEVKAVLNGGVEKARPLAQATYQKAKELMGLV; encoded by the coding sequence ATGCACAAAAAACGAGTCTTTTCAGGCATCCAACCTACCGGGCAAATCCATTTGGGCAACTATTTAGGAGCGATCAAGCATTGGGTAGAGGCACAAGATGAATATGAAAACCTTTTTTGCGTCGTCAATTCGCATGCGATCACTCTACCCATAGAGCCTAAATTTTTAAAATCCCAAACCTATGAGTTAGTCAAATTGCTTTTGGCTTGCGGGATTAATCCCAAGCAATCGGGGTTATTCATTCAAAGTGAAGTGGATGAGCACGCAGCTTTAGCATGGCTGTTAAATTGTCAGGTGTCTATGGGGGAAATGCAAAGAATGACGCAATTCAAAGACAAGTCTTTAAAAAACCCTAAAAGCGTGAATGTGGGGCTTTTCAATTACCCTATTTTGATGGCGTCAGATATTTTGTTATACCAAAGCGATTTGGTGCCAGTGGGCGAAGATCAAAAGCAGCATTTAGAGCTCACGAGAAACATTGCAGAAAAATTTAACAGGGATTTTGGGAACTGCTTTAAAGTGCCAGAGCCTTTGATCGCTAAAGTGGGGGCAAGGGTTATGGGGCTAGATGATCCAAAAGTGAAAATGAGTAAATCGCATCAAGGGGCTAACCATGCGATTTTTCTTTTAGATGAGCCGGATATTATTGTAAAAAAAATCAAAAAAGCGGCCACTGATTCTATGGGCGTTATTGCATTTGATGAAAAAAGAGAGGGTATTTTTAACCTTTTAAATATCTACATGCTTTTGAGCGATGAAAGCCCAGAAAACATAGAGGAGCGTTTCAAAAATAAAGGCTATGGGGATTTTAAAAAGGAATTAGCTGAAGTGGTGATCCAGGCTTTAAAGCCTATCCAAGAAAGATACAAAGAAATCAGCGATGATGAAGTGAAAGCCGTCTTAAATGGCGGCGTAGAAAAAGCCAGGCCTTTAGCGCAAGCAACTTACCAAAAGGCTAAAGAATTGATGGGGTTGGTTTAG
- a CDS encoding methyltransferase domain-containing protein, translating into MDSFHSFNQLAFNQHAFNRHAKTYHLFAHIQQQIAICLVQFLKQKHYAKVLDLGSGSGAVFNALERQNIVIEDFIALDNSINMLKLHPTHSINIQKISLEHADFEEHVFCDYDLIVSSSSLQWARDLKSVLEKIALSSKEVALAIHTDFSLHEVHEFLGTPSPLRDLKTLKSLIKNAFKHFQIELENKRFALYFNRKQDCLDYLKKCGLLGGSTLSFKQKKHFFQNMAFEKLSYEVLLFSGIKRS; encoded by the coding sequence TTGGACTCTTTTCATTCATTTAATCAGCTTGCATTCAATCAGCATGCATTTAATCGGCATGCCAAAACTTATCACCTCTTCGCTCATATCCAGCAACAAATCGCTATCTGTCTTGTTCAATTTTTAAAACAAAAACATTACGCTAAAGTTTTGGATTTAGGATCAGGGAGTGGGGCTGTTTTTAACGCTTTAGAGCGGCAAAATATTGTGATTGAAGATTTTATCGCTTTGGATAATTCCATAAACATGCTCAAATTACACCCCACGCATTCTATCAACATTCAAAAAATCTCTTTAGAGCATGCGGATTTTGAAGAGCATGTTTTTTGCGATTACGATCTGATTGTGTCTTCTTCTTCTTTACAATGGGCAAGGGATTTAAAAAGCGTTTTAGAAAAAATCGCTCTTTCTAGTAAGGAGGTGGCTCTAGCTATCCATACGGATTTTAGTTTGCATGAAGTGCATGAGTTTTTAGGCACGCCTTCGCCTTTAAGGGATCTTAAAACGCTCAAATCCTTAATCAAAAACGCTTTTAAACATTTTCAAATAGAATTGGAAAACAAGCGCTTCGCTCTTTATTTTAACCGCAAACAAGATTGCTTGGATTACCTTAAAAAATGCGGTCTTTTGGGGGGTTCAACGCTGAGTTTCAAGCAAAAAAAACATTTTTTTCAAAACATGGCGTTTGAAAAATTGAGCTATGAAGTGTTACTCTTTTCTGGGATCAAGCGCTCTTAA
- the secG gene encoding preprotein translocase subunit SecG, with protein sequence MTSALLGLQIVLAVLIVVVVLLQKSSSIGLGAYSGSNDSLFGAKGPASFMAKLTMFLGLLFVINTIALGYFYNKEYGKSVLDETKTKLSPLVPATGTLNPALNPTLNPTLNPLEQAPTNPLMPQQTPNELPKEPVKAPSVESPKQNEKNDAKENGIKGVEKTKENAKTPPTTHQKPKTHATTNAHTNQKKDEK encoded by the coding sequence ATGACAAGCGCTCTGTTAGGCTTACAAATTGTTTTAGCGGTATTGATTGTGGTGGTGGTTTTGTTGCAAAAAAGTTCTAGCATCGGCTTAGGGGCTTATAGCGGGAGTAATGATTCTTTATTTGGCGCTAAAGGGCCCGCAAGCTTTATGGCGAAATTGACCATGTTTTTAGGCTTATTGTTTGTCATCAACACCATCGCTTTGGGCTATTTTTACAACAAAGAATACGGCAAGAGCGTTTTAGATGAAACTAAAACTAAGCTTTCGCCCTTAGTCCCTGCCACCGGCACGCTTAACCCTGCACTTAATCCTACATTAAACCCAACGCTCAACCCTTTAGAGCAAGCCCCCACTAATCCTTTAATGCCACAACAAACGCCTAACGAACTCCCTAAAGAGCCAGTCAAAGCGCCTTCTGTTGAAAGCCCCAAACAGAATGAAAAAAATGACGCCAAAGAGAATGGTATAAAGGGTGTTGAAAAAACCAAAGAGAACGCCAAAACGCCCCCAACCACCCACCAAAAGCCTAAAACGCATGCGACAACCAACGCCCATACAAACCAAAAAAAGGATGAAAAATAA
- the frr gene encoding ribosome recycling factor, whose product MLQAIYNETKDLMQKSIQALNRDFSTLRSAKVSVNILDHIKVDYYGTPTALNQVGSVMGLDATTLQISPWEKNLLKEIERSIQEANIGVNPNNDGETIKLFFPPMTTEQRKLIAKDAKAMGEKAKVAVRNIRQDANNQVKKLEKDKEISEDESKKAQEQIQKITDEAIKKIDESVKNKEDAILKV is encoded by the coding sequence ATGCTACAAGCCATTTATAACGAAACCAAAGATTTGATGCAAAAAAGTATTCAAGCTTTAAACAGGGATTTTTCCACTCTAAGGAGCGCGAAAGTTTCAGTCAATATTTTAGATCACATCAAAGTGGATTATTACGGCACGCCCACGGCATTAAATCAAGTTGGATCCGTAATGGGCTTGGATGCGACCACCCTTCAAATCAGCCCGTGGGAAAAAAACCTGCTCAAAGAAATTGAAAGATCCATTCAAGAAGCCAATATCGGCGTCAATCCTAATAACGACGGCGAAACGATCAAGCTTTTTTTCCCGCCCATGACAACCGAGCAAAGAAAACTCATCGCAAAAGACGCCAAAGCGATGGGCGAAAAGGCTAAAGTGGCTGTAAGGAATATCCGCCAAGACGCCAACAACCAAGTGAAAAAATTAGAAAAAGACAAAGAAATCAGCGAAGATGAAAGCAAGAAAGCCCAAGAGCAGATCCAAAAAATCACCGATGAAGCCATTAAAAAAATTGATGAAAGCGTGAAAAACAAAGAAGACGCGATTTTAAAGGTCTAA
- the pyrE gene encoding orotate phosphoribosyltransferase, whose amino-acid sequence MDIKACYQNAQALLEGHFLLSSGFHSNYYLQSAKVLEDPKLAEQLAKELAKQIQEAHLNIECVCSPAIGGILAGYELARALGVRFIFTERVDNIMTLRRGFEVKKNEKILVCEDIITTGKSAMECAKVLEEKGAQIVAFGALANRGICKRTHSHLKAQEGACLPSHLPLFALEDFVFDMHKPSSCPLCASSVAIKPGSRGN is encoded by the coding sequence ATGGATATTAAGGCATGTTATCAAAACGCTCAAGCGCTATTAGAGGGACATTTCTTGCTCAGCAGCGGGTTCCATTCCAATTATTATTTGCAATCCGCTAAAGTTTTAGAAGATCCCAAACTAGCCGAACAATTAGCTAAAGAATTAGCCAAACAAATCCAAGAAGCCCATTTGAATATTGAATGCGTATGCTCGCCTGCGATTGGGGGGATCTTGGCTGGGTATGAGCTTGCAAGGGCTTTGGGCGTGCGTTTTATCTTCACCGAAAGGGTGGATAATATCATGACATTAAGGCGTGGTTTTGAAGTCAAAAAAAACGAAAAGATTTTAGTGTGTGAGGACATCATCACCACAGGAAAATCCGCTATGGAATGCGCTAAAGTCTTAGAAGAAAAGGGCGCTCAAATCGTGGCTTTTGGCGCTCTAGCCAATCGGGGCATTTGCAAACGCACCCATTCTCACTTGAAAGCCCAAGAGGGCGCGTGTTTGCCTAGCCATTTACCCCTTTTTGCTTTAGAAGATTTTGTTTTTGACATGCACAAGCCTAGTTCTTGCCCTTTATGCGCTAGTAGCGTTGCTATAAAGCCAGGAAGTCGTGGCAACTAA
- a CDS encoding RDD family protein, with protein sequence MATKKNKKNKTPEKKQALESPLKGLYLSLRLKAFITDIFMIYTPMLYIMTYAILGSAKDFRENQSAIFLCLLFYALTHSFFIAFKSQSPGMRYAQFKLVKNNGEKVGFFLALWRFVLWVLSMGLLVGFVTPFIFKFFLHDKLSGTRIETIKEET encoded by the coding sequence GTGGCAACTAAAAAAAATAAAAAAAATAAAACTCCAGAAAAAAAGCAAGCGTTAGAAAGCCCTTTAAAAGGGTTGTATCTTTCTTTGCGCTTAAAGGCCTTTATCACCGATATTTTTATGATTTATACCCCCATGCTTTATATAATGACTTATGCGATTTTAGGGAGCGCGAAGGATTTTAGGGAAAACCAGAGCGCGATTTTTTTATGCCTGCTTTTTTACGCCCTAACGCACAGCTTTTTTATCGCTTTTAAATCCCAGAGCCCTGGCATGCGTTACGCTCAGTTTAAATTGGTCAAAAATAATGGCGAAAAAGTGGGCTTTTTTTTAGCGTTGTGGCGGTTTGTTTTGTGGGTGTTGAGCATGGGGTTACTTGTAGGGTTTGTTACGCCTTTTATTTTTAAGTTTTTTTTGCATGACAAACTCAGCGGCACTCGTATTGAAACCATCAAGGAGGAAACATGA
- a CDS encoding SIR2 family NAD-dependent protein deacylase yields the protein MKNLVILSGAGISAESGIKTFRDADGLWEGHDIMEVASPYGWKKNPQKVLDFYNQRRRQLFEVYPNKAHKALAELEKHYQVHIITQNVDDLHERAGSSRILHLHGELLSVRSEKDPNLVYRWEKDLNLGDLAKDKSQLRPDIVWFGEEVPLLKEAISLVKQAHLLIIIGTSLQVYPAASLYTHAHKDALIYYIDPKAKNARLPQNVQCINESAVHAMQDLMPKLIEMAS from the coding sequence ATGAAAAATTTAGTGATCCTAAGCGGGGCTGGCATTTCAGCAGAAAGCGGGATTAAAACCTTTAGAGACGCTGATGGCTTGTGGGAAGGGCATGACATCATGGAAGTTGCCTCGCCTTATGGCTGGAAAAAGAACCCGCAAAAGGTGTTGGATTTTTACAACCAAAGACGCCGACAGCTTTTTGAAGTTTATCCTAACAAAGCCCATAAGGCTTTAGCGGAATTGGAAAAACACTATCAAGTCCATATCATCACCCAAAATGTAGACGATTTGCATGAAAGGGCGGGCTCTTCTCGCATTTTGCACTTGCATGGGGAATTATTAAGCGTTCGCAGCGAGAAAGATCCTAATTTAGTTTATAGGTGGGAAAAGGACTTGAATTTAGGCGACTTGGCTAAAGACAAATCGCAATTACGCCCTGATATTGTGTGGTTTGGCGAAGAGGTGCCTTTGCTTAAAGAAGCGATTTCTTTAGTCAAACAAGCGCACCTTTTAATCATTATTGGCACTTCTTTGCAAGTCTATCCGGCCGCTAGCCTTTACACGCATGCGCATAAAGACGCCCTCATTTATTACATTGACCCTAAAGCTAAAAACGCCCGTTTGCCCCAGAATGTCCAATGCATTAATGAAAGCGCGGTGCATGCCATGCAAGATTTAATGCCCAAACTCATAGAAATGGCCTCTTAA
- a CDS encoding NAD(P)H-quinone oxidoreductase subunit 3 produces the protein MMQTAEALNHPYFGVFVLLVFTFWVFNLTLRIQRFLSRKMAQKKGEKLKLAPYECGPVALKQPNRVSHHFYIMAMLFILFDVEIVFMFPWAIDFKKLGLFGLIEMLGFVFFLMIGFIYALKRNALSWQKLEVK, from the coding sequence CTGATGCAAACCGCAGAAGCATTGAATCACCCCTATTTTGGCGTTTTTGTTTTGCTGGTATTCACCTTTTGGGTGTTTAACTTAACCTTAAGGATCCAAAGGTTTTTAAGCCGTAAAATGGCTCAAAAAAAGGGCGAAAAGCTCAAGCTCGCTCCCTATGAATGCGGGCCTGTGGCTCTCAAACAGCCTAATAGGGTGTCGCACCATTTCTATATCATGGCCATGCTTTTTATCTTATTTGATGTAGAAATCGTTTTCATGTTCCCTTGGGCGATTGATTTTAAAAAATTAGGCTTGTTTGGGCTTATTGAAATGCTAGGCTTTGTCTTCTTTTTAATGATTGGTTTTATTTACGCTTTAAAGCGAAACGCTTTGAGCTGGCAGAAATTAGAGGTGAAATAA
- a CDS encoding NuoB/complex I 20 kDa subunit family protein, with protein MQQAPVVLSTLDKLLNWGRSNSLWPLTYGLACCAIEMMATGGSRFDFDRFGTIFRASPRQSDVMIIAGTLTKKHAEFMRRLYDQMPEPKWVISMGSCANTGGMFNTYATVQGADRIVPVDIYLPGCAPRPETLQYALMVLQDKIRRSKAIKQDAPKRLV; from the coding sequence ATGCAACAAGCACCGGTTGTTCTGAGCACTTTGGATAAATTATTGAATTGGGGGCGTTCTAACTCGCTTTGGCCTTTAACTTACGGCTTGGCGTGTTGCGCGATTGAGATGATGGCGACAGGGGGTTCAAGGTTTGATTTTGACAGATTTGGCACGATTTTTAGAGCGAGCCCTAGGCAATCGGATGTGATGATCATCGCTGGCACGCTCACTAAAAAACATGCCGAATTTATGCGTAGACTCTATGATCAAATGCCTGAGCCTAAATGGGTGATTTCTATGGGGAGTTGCGCTAACACAGGCGGGATGTTCAACACTTATGCGACCGTTCAAGGAGCAGACAGGATCGTTCCTGTGGATATTTACTTGCCCGGTTGCGCGCCGCGCCCAGAAACTTTACAATACGCTCTTATGGTTTTGCAAGATAAAATCAGACGCTCTAAAGCGATCAAACAAGACGCTCCTAAAAGGTTAGTGTGA
- a CDS encoding NADH-quinone oxidoreductase subunit C, producing the protein MVRKQSPYEDVQKQSRQHDPYKIIEPTPKKYLEGSAYEVIYNHLSYKHEVLDKYIETNTAVFWIKKDDIFSVATILRHLGYECLSEMSAIDLCAKKGHFELFYQFVGFSDSCKNRRRVRVKCVLLPNESVDSLSFLYRSANWSEREAYDLLGIVFDKHPYLKRLIMPHDWVGHPLLRSYPLKGDEFAQWYEVDKIFGKEYREVVGKEQRDSARVDEKDTFNFAKIGYEQGKGEELKEVEEKHAFKKIPFVKDLHKIAPTILKKRL; encoded by the coding sequence ATGGTAAGAAAACAATCCCCCTATGAAGATGTGCAAAAACAATCGCGCCAGCATGACCCCTATAAAATCATAGAACCCACCCCTAAAAAATATTTAGAGGGCAGTGCTTATGAGGTCATTTATAACCACCTTTCTTACAAGCATGAGGTTTTAGACAAATATATAGAAACTAACACGGCGGTGTTTTGGATCAAAAAAGACGATATTTTTTCTGTCGCTACGATTTTAAGGCATTTGGGTTATGAGTGTTTGAGCGAAATGAGCGCGATAGATTTGTGCGCTAAAAAAGGGCATTTTGAATTGTTTTATCAATTTGTGGGTTTTAGCGATAGCTGTAAGAACCGCCGTAGGGTGCGCGTGAAGTGCGTTTTGTTGCCTAATGAGAGCGTGGATTCTTTGAGTTTTTTATACCGATCGGCTAATTGGAGCGAGAGGGAAGCGTATGATTTGCTTGGTATTGTGTTTGACAAACACCCCTATTTGAAACGCCTTATCATGCCGCATGATTGGGTAGGCCACCCCTTATTGCGTTCTTACCCGCTCAAAGGCGATGAATTCGCTCAATGGTATGAAGTGGATAAAATTTTTGGCAAAGAATACCGAGAAGTGGTGGGCAAAGAGCAGAGAGACAGCGCGAGAGTGGATGAAAAAGACACTTTCAATTTTGCAAAAATTGGCTATGAGCAGGGCAAGGGCGAAGAATTAAAAGAAGTAGAAGAAAAGCATGCGTTTAAGAAAATCCCTTTTGTCAAAGATTTGCACAAAATCGCCCCCACTATCTTAAAAAAGAGGCTATAA
- the nuoD gene encoding NADH dehydrogenase (quinone) subunit D, with protein sequence MAQNFTKLNPQFENIIFEHDDNQMILNFGPQHPSSHGQLRLILELEGEKIIKATPEIGYLHRGCEKLGENMTYNEYMPTTDRLDYTSSTSNNYAYAYAVETLLNLEIPRRAQVIRTILLELNRMISHIFFISVHALDVGAMSVFLYAFKTREYGLDLMEDYCGARLTHNAIRIGGVPLDLPPNWLEGLKKFLGEMQECKKLIQGLLDKNRIWRMRLENVGVVTPKMAQSWGMSGIMLRGTGIAYDIRKEEPYELYKELDFDVPVGNYGDSYDRYCLYMLEIDESIRIVEQLIPMYAKTDTPIMAQNPHYISAPKEDIMTQNYALMQHFVLVAQGMRPPVGEVYAPTESPKGELGFFIHSEGEPYPHRLKIRAPSFYHIGALSDILVGQYLADAVTVIGSTNAVFGEVDR encoded by the coding sequence ATGGCTCAAAATTTCACGAAACTCAACCCTCAGTTTGAAAACATCATTTTTGAACATGACGACAACCAAATGATTTTAAACTTTGGCCCCCAACACCCCAGTAGTCACGGACAATTGCGCTTGATTTTGGAGTTAGAGGGCGAAAAAATCATTAAGGCTACCCCTGAGATTGGCTACTTGCATAGAGGCTGTGAAAAGTTAGGCGAAAACATGACCTATAACGAATACATGCCCACTACCGACAGATTGGATTACACTTCTTCTACCAGCAATAATTACGCTTACGCTTATGCGGTAGAGACCTTGCTCAATTTAGAAATCCCTCGTCGAGCGCAAGTGATCCGCACGATTTTACTAGAGCTTAACCGTATGATCTCACACATCTTTTTTATCAGCGTGCATGCTTTAGATGTGGGGGCGATGAGCGTGTTTTTGTATGCGTTTAAAACGAGGGAATACGGCTTGGATTTGATGGAGGATTATTGCGGGGCTAGGCTCACGCATAACGCTATAAGGATTGGGGGCGTGCCTTTAGATTTACCCCCTAATTGGTTAGAAGGCTTGAAAAAGTTTTTAGGTGAAATGCAAGAATGCAAAAAACTCATTCAAGGCTTATTGGATAAAAATCGCATTTGGCGGATGCGCTTGGAAAATGTGGGCGTTGTAACGCCAAAAATGGCGCAAAGCTGGGGTATGAGCGGTATCATGTTAAGAGGGACTGGGATCGCTTATGATATTAGGAAAGAAGAACCTTATGAGCTTTATAAAGAGCTTGATTTTGATGTGCCGGTGGGCAATTATGGCGATAGTTATGATAGGTATTGTTTGTATATGTTAGAAATTGATGAAAGCATTCGCATCGTTGAACAACTCATTCCTATGTATGCTAAAACCGATACGCCTATCATGGCTCAAAACCCGCATTATATTTCTGCCCCTAAAGAAGATATAATGACGCAAAATTATGCCTTGATGCAGCATTTTGTTTTAGTGGCTCAAGGCATGCGTCCGCCCGTTGGGGAAGTGTATGCCCCCACAGAAAGCCCTAAAGGGGAATTAGGGTTTTTTATCCATTCAGAGGGCGAGCCTTACCCTCATAGATTAAAAATCAGAGCCCCTAGCTTTTATCACATTGGGGCTTTAAGCGATATTTTAGTGGGGCAATATTTAGCGGATGCAGTAACCGTGATTGGCTCAACCAATGCGGTGTTTGGCGAGGTGGATAGATGA